One genomic region from Microcella humidisoli encodes:
- a CDS encoding ABC transporter ATP-binding protein: MSATLTLDALTKVFDGARSPALDGVALGVDAGECLAILGPSGSGKSTVLRAIAGLDAPTSGRILVDGTDVAGVAPERRGMAMVFQRPLLFPHLSVLDNVAFAATVAGQPRREARADARQFLELVQLEGFGDRPITALSGGQEQRVALARALAARPRVLLLDEPFSALDPELRGDMHTLLGQIRQQLSPTIVMVTHDRDEAAVVADRVALLSAGHLLQHDTVERLYTRPASLEVSRLMGGRIELVGEVRDGTHHSAIGAVPAPEGETWADGRGMLVVRHEAVHVSTLPAEAPPGMVGVDAVVADRRPRGPRAEITLACGDALLEAEVPASRPLVVGQRASAHIPRSACSVVALDDRQGIRRPA; encoded by the coding sequence GTGAGCGCCACCCTCACCCTCGACGCACTGACCAAGGTCTTCGACGGAGCGCGATCGCCCGCGCTCGATGGCGTGGCGCTCGGCGTCGACGCCGGAGAGTGCCTCGCCATCCTCGGCCCCTCGGGGTCGGGCAAGAGCACGGTGCTGCGGGCGATCGCGGGGCTCGACGCCCCGACCTCAGGACGCATCCTCGTCGACGGCACGGATGTCGCCGGCGTCGCACCCGAACGCCGCGGCATGGCCATGGTGTTCCAGCGACCCCTGCTCTTCCCGCACCTGAGCGTGCTCGACAACGTGGCGTTCGCGGCCACCGTCGCGGGTCAGCCGCGGCGCGAGGCGCGCGCCGACGCCCGGCAGTTCCTCGAGCTCGTGCAGCTCGAGGGCTTCGGCGACCGGCCCATCACCGCGCTCTCGGGCGGGCAAGAGCAGCGCGTCGCGCTCGCTCGCGCCCTCGCCGCCCGCCCGCGCGTGCTGCTGCTCGACGAGCCGTTCAGCGCGCTCGACCCCGAGCTGCGCGGCGACATGCACACCCTGCTCGGGCAGATCCGGCAGCAGCTCTCGCCCACCATCGTCATGGTCACCCACGATCGCGACGAGGCGGCTGTCGTGGCCGACCGCGTCGCACTGCTGAGCGCGGGCCACCTGCTGCAGCACGACACCGTCGAGCGCCTCTACACGCGTCCCGCCTCGCTCGAGGTGTCGCGGCTCATGGGCGGCCGCATCGAGCTCGTGGGCGAGGTGCGCGACGGCACTCACCACTCCGCGATCGGCGCGGTGCCGGCCCCCGAGGGCGAGACCTGGGCCGATGGCCGCGGGATGCTCGTCGTGCGGCACGAGGCCGTCCACGTCTCGACGCTCCCCGCCGAGGCGCCGCCCGGCATGGTGGGAGTCGACGCAGTGGTCGCCGATCGGCGACCGCGCGGGCCCCGTGCCGAGATTACGCTCGCGTGCGGCGACGCCCTGCTCGAGGCGGAGGTGCCGGCGAGCCGGCCGCTCGTCGTCGGACAGCGCGCGAGCGCCCACATCCCGCGCTCGGCATGCTCGGTCGTCGCGCTCGACGATCGGCAGGGCATCCGGCGCCCCGCGTGA
- a CDS encoding ABC transporter permease yields MAMMIPYGERVTPDDRTVAARPLMRPRPAGRTLRIVVASLLAVWFALPLVPLLLWSVANRWSAPAALPTEWGLDGLASAVTAGAVPAFGRSLLLGLVVAAIATPLGAMAARALARGAVPAPRLVSGILLAPLALPAFVAVMGLTVVLLRARVPGLIGVVILLVAAALPYTVYTMRVAYAAHDLAYEEEARTLGASRAHVLWRVHLPLVAPGLARAAFLAFLVGWSDYVVTVLVGGGTIVTLPLLVASFAGGVGNDAVVAVLSLSAIVPPLVLLLGLGRFGRRYPTARYLTGPTASRSPKGAP; encoded by the coding sequence ATGGCCATGATGATCCCCTACGGCGAGCGCGTCACGCCCGACGACCGCACCGTCGCCGCGCGCCCGCTCATGCGCCCGCGGCCCGCCGGCCGCACCCTGCGCATCGTCGTCGCGAGCCTGCTCGCCGTGTGGTTCGCCCTGCCGCTCGTGCCCCTGCTGCTGTGGTCGGTCGCCAACCGGTGGTCGGCACCCGCGGCGCTGCCGACCGAGTGGGGGCTCGACGGCCTCGCCTCGGCCGTGACGGCGGGGGCGGTGCCGGCCTTCGGCCGATCCCTGCTGCTGGGCCTCGTGGTCGCGGCCATCGCCACGCCGCTCGGAGCCATGGCCGCCCGGGCTCTCGCCCGAGGAGCGGTGCCGGCGCCGCGGCTCGTGAGCGGCATCCTGCTCGCCCCCCTGGCGCTGCCCGCCTTCGTGGCCGTCATGGGGCTCACGGTTGTGCTGCTGCGCGCACGCGTGCCGGGGCTCATCGGCGTCGTGATCCTGCTCGTCGCGGCCGCCCTGCCGTACACCGTCTACACGATGCGGGTCGCCTACGCGGCGCACGACCTCGCCTACGAGGAGGAGGCCCGCACGCTCGGCGCCTCGCGCGCGCACGTGCTGTGGCGCGTGCACCTGCCCCTCGTCGCACCCGGACTCGCACGCGCGGCGTTCCTCGCCTTCCTCGTGGGGTGGAGCGACTACGTCGTCACCGTGCTCGTCGGCGGCGGCACGATCGTGACGCTGCCGCTGCTCGTCGCCTCGTTCGCCGGCGGCGTGGGCAACGACGCCGTCGTGGCGGTGCTCTCGCTCAGCGCCATCGTGCCTCCGCTCGTGCTGCTGCTCGGCCTCGGTCGATTCGGCCGCCGCTACCCCACCGCCCGCTATCTCACCGGCCCGACGGCCAGTCGCTCTCCGAAAGGTGCCCCGTGA
- a CDS encoding ABC transporter permease, translating to MAPAVAIAAFVVIGGIGMSLVQSLGLLPLVGEPRFSLDAYLANGDELLTGLGLSLGIATASTVLSCIIGLTAAVVITQGRVTGRLVAALSALTIPVPHLIGAAAVGLLISDSGVLPRMLGIDGADWPDLVGGPWWVAVVLEYTWKESAFVALVVAGVLASRVARYDETAALLGASRARRLRHVVIPLATPAVIVSAIIIFVYTFGSYEVAWLLGRPYPEPLPVLAFRLFDAISLTSRPEAAAVAVITTAISLVVVAAGMALLRRTPLWR from the coding sequence GTGGCTCCAGCCGTCGCGATCGCCGCGTTCGTCGTCATCGGCGGCATCGGCATGTCCCTCGTGCAGAGCCTGGGACTGCTGCCCCTCGTGGGCGAGCCGCGCTTCAGCCTCGACGCCTACCTGGCGAACGGCGACGAGCTGCTGACGGGCCTGGGACTCTCGCTGGGCATCGCCACCGCATCCACGGTGCTCTCGTGCATCATCGGACTCACCGCCGCCGTCGTCATCACTCAGGGCCGCGTCACCGGACGGCTCGTCGCCGCACTCAGCGCGCTCACCATCCCCGTGCCGCACCTCATCGGTGCGGCCGCAGTCGGCCTGCTCATCTCAGACTCGGGCGTGCTGCCGCGGATGCTCGGCATCGACGGCGCCGACTGGCCCGACCTCGTCGGCGGACCGTGGTGGGTCGCTGTCGTGCTGGAGTACACCTGGAAGGAGTCGGCGTTCGTCGCCCTGGTCGTCGCCGGCGTGCTCGCCTCACGCGTCGCCCGCTACGACGAGACTGCCGCGCTTCTGGGCGCCTCTCGCGCTCGCCGGCTCCGTCACGTCGTCATCCCGCTCGCCACGCCCGCCGTCATCGTGAGCGCCATCATCATCTTCGTCTACACCTTCGGCTCGTACGAGGTGGCCTGGTTGCTCGGGCGCCCCTACCCCGAACCGCTGCCGGTGCTCGCCTTCCGGCTGTTCGACGCCATCTCGCTGACCTCACGACCCGAAGCCGCCGCCGTCGCCGTCATCACGACGGCCATCTCGCTCGTCGTCGTGGCCGCGGGCATGGCCCTGCTGCGACGCACGCCGCTGTGGAGGTGA
- a CDS encoding ABC transporter substrate-binding protein — MSRQHAIRRRGVAAAIALGLVIPLAACSAPAAGDDQQYDTWDEVVAAAQGQTVKLWMYGGDEQGNAYVNDVLVPAAAELGVTLEQVPIADTPDALNRILSEVQAGTTDGEVDLVWVNGNNFGTGKEAGAWECGWTDLLPNMALTDPADPLLLDDFGTPVDGCEAPWHKAQFTFVYNSDTVTDVPTTLDELLDWARANPGRFTYPAPPDFTGSVFVREVLYSVSGGYENVPLGFDQAAFDELTPALYAELQDLEPSLWRDGETYPQDSNELNQLFADGEVDFTMTYGPATLTQLVADGTYPAGTKVLTLDEGTVGNASFLGLASTSGSKAGAMVVANLSLSAEQQAAKAEPDVWGQFTVLDLDQLSDEQRALFEALPSSPVVPSYDVLSENANPELAAAWVTPIDEGWRQLVLAQ; from the coding sequence ATGTCACGACAGCACGCCATTCGCCGCAGGGGGGTCGCCGCTGCGATCGCCCTCGGCCTCGTCATCCCGCTCGCCGCCTGCTCGGCACCCGCCGCCGGCGACGACCAGCAGTACGACACCTGGGATGAGGTCGTGGCGGCCGCACAGGGCCAGACCGTCAAGCTCTGGATGTACGGCGGCGACGAGCAGGGGAACGCTTACGTCAACGACGTGCTCGTGCCCGCCGCCGCCGAGCTCGGCGTCACGCTCGAGCAGGTGCCGATCGCCGACACCCCGGATGCCCTCAACCGCATTCTCAGCGAGGTACAGGCAGGCACGACCGACGGCGAGGTCGACCTCGTCTGGGTCAACGGCAACAACTTCGGCACCGGCAAGGAGGCGGGCGCCTGGGAGTGCGGCTGGACCGACCTGCTGCCCAACATGGCCCTCACCGACCCCGCCGACCCGCTGCTGCTCGACGACTTCGGCACGCCCGTCGACGGCTGCGAGGCACCGTGGCACAAGGCGCAGTTCACCTTCGTCTACAACAGCGACACCGTCACCGACGTGCCGACCACGCTCGACGAGCTGCTCGACTGGGCGCGCGCCAACCCGGGACGCTTCACCTACCCCGCCCCGCCGGACTTCACCGGTTCGGTCTTCGTGCGTGAGGTGCTCTACAGCGTGAGCGGCGGCTACGAGAACGTGCCGCTCGGCTTCGACCAGGCGGCCTTCGACGAGCTCACGCCCGCCCTCTACGCCGAGCTGCAGGACCTCGAACCGAGCCTGTGGCGCGACGGTGAGACCTACCCGCAGGACTCGAACGAGCTCAACCAGCTCTTCGCCGACGGGGAGGTCGACTTCACGATGACCTACGGCCCCGCGACGCTCACCCAGCTCGTGGCCGACGGCACCTACCCCGCCGGCACCAAGGTGCTCACGCTCGACGAGGGCACGGTCGGCAACGCCAGCTTCTTGGGCCTCGCCTCGACCTCGGGCAGCAAGGCCGGCGCGATGGTCGTCGCGAACCTGTCGCTCTCGGCCGAGCAGCAGGCGGCCAAGGCCGAGCCCGACGTGTGGGGTCAGTTCACCGTGCTCGACCTCGACCAGCTGAGCGACGAGCAGCGTGCGCTGTTCGAGGCGCTGCCGTCGTCGCCCGTCGTGCCGAGCTACGACGTGCTGAGCGAGAACGCCAACCCCGAGCTCGCCGCCGCGTGGGTCACGCCGATCGACGAGGGCTGGCGCCAGCTCGTGCTCGCACAGTAG
- a CDS encoding TVP38/TMEM64 family protein, translated as MSETADSDTDPALTAGSRSSVVARAIALAVFVALAVAVGLLVPLPSLDEIRTAVADLGWVGGVVFTLLYAAITLTPAPKNVLSVAAGLVFGFGLALALVYAGALLGAAAAFALGRWLGRDAVERFTGSRVARLDDLVRRRGLAAVIGVRLIPVIPFTAINYGAGLTAVRRRDYALGTALGIIPGTIAYVALGAFGLEFGWPAWVAIGVLGALTVGGAIWADRGRRIRRDRAALAPETEA; from the coding sequence ATGAGCGAAACGGCCGATTCCGACACGGACCCAGCGCTCACGGCGGGCTCGCGGTCGTCAGTCGTGGCTCGCGCGATCGCCCTTGCAGTATTCGTCGCCCTCGCCGTAGCGGTTGGGCTGCTCGTGCCCCTTCCCTCTCTGGACGAGATTCGCACGGCAGTCGCCGACCTCGGATGGGTGGGCGGGGTCGTGTTCACGCTGCTGTACGCCGCGATCACGCTGACGCCAGCCCCGAAGAATGTGCTGTCGGTCGCGGCGGGACTGGTCTTCGGGTTCGGACTCGCGCTCGCGCTCGTCTATGCGGGCGCCCTGCTCGGGGCGGCCGCCGCCTTCGCGCTCGGCCGATGGCTCGGGCGCGACGCCGTCGAGCGCTTCACGGGCTCGCGCGTCGCCCGGCTCGATGATCTCGTGCGCCGTCGCGGGCTCGCGGCGGTCATCGGCGTGCGGCTGATCCCGGTCATCCCGTTCACCGCCATCAACTACGGAGCAGGTCTGACCGCCGTGCGCCGTCGCGACTACGCGCTCGGCACGGCGCTCGGCATCATTCCCGGAACGATCGCGTACGTCGCCCTCGGCGCCTTCGGCCTCGAGTTCGGCTGGCCCGCGTGGGTCGCGATCGGCGTGCTCGGCGCGCTCACGGTCGGCGGAGCGATCTGGGCAGACCGAGGGCGCCGAATACGTCGTGACCGCGCGGCACTCGCGCCCGAGACGGAGGCCTGA
- a CDS encoding CDP-alcohol phosphatidyltransferase family protein, whose amino-acid sequence MLDRSMRALIARPTDALARALDRPGITPDGLTLAGLAIGLGSAVAAGVQWWGAALVLWLLSRVVDGLDGALARRRRTAAPEGSTHSEAGGFLDITADFVVYGATVVGVAVGATTGFDAPWWPFLLVLLAYYINGAAFLAFSSIAERTGRQLDDGRSLSFLGRIAEGTETIVVHALWLILPFWAAPIAIGWAALVGVSAVQRIVAGYRALR is encoded by the coding sequence ATGCTCGATCGATCGATGCGCGCGCTCATCGCGCGGCCGACGGATGCTCTCGCGCGCGCCCTCGACCGCCCGGGCATCACGCCCGACGGCCTCACCCTGGCGGGGCTCGCGATCGGCCTGGGCTCGGCGGTGGCGGCCGGGGTGCAGTGGTGGGGAGCGGCGCTCGTGCTCTGGCTGCTCTCGCGCGTCGTCGACGGGCTCGACGGCGCCCTCGCGCGCCGCCGTCGCACGGCCGCCCCCGAGGGTTCGACGCACAGCGAGGCCGGCGGCTTCCTCGACATCACGGCCGACTTCGTCGTCTACGGCGCGACAGTGGTCGGCGTCGCGGTCGGAGCGACCACGGGGTTCGACGCGCCGTGGTGGCCGTTCCTTCTGGTGCTGCTGGCCTACTACATCAACGGGGCGGCGTTCCTGGCCTTCTCGTCGATCGCCGAGCGCACCGGGCGGCAGCTCGACGACGGCCGCTCGCTGTCGTTCCTCGGCCGCATCGCCGAGGGCACGGAGACGATCGTCGTGCACGCGCTCTGGCTGATCCTGCCGTTCTGGGCGGCCCCGATCGCGATCGGCTGGGCCGCCCTCGTCGGCGTGAGCGCGGTGCAGCGCATCGTCGCGGGCTATCGCGCCCTGCGCTGA
- a CDS encoding dihydrolipoyl dehydrogenase family protein, with protein sequence MTAALSPELDVDLLVIGGGTAGLVAAKTAARFGTSTLLVEAHRMGGDCLWTGCVPSKSLIAAADTAARARSGAQLGVHADDVRVDFAAVMRHVHAAIHEIEPADSAEVVEATGARVIMGRARFTSARTAVIEPVDGTATVAVRFRQAIIATGSAPEVPALPGIDGVEVLTSDDVWQLTEQPERLAVLGAGAIGSELSQAFARLGTHVTLVQRNARVLPKEDPDASTLVAAALTRDGVDVRVGTTVERVEAGTDGRSGTLHLSDGTAVAFDRVLVALGRRPRIEGLGLEATGVRLDDRGYVAVDTSLRTSDRRIWSAGDVSGLPQFTHIAGVNGSLAATNAALGLRRRVDADAVPRVTFTHPEVAAVGLAPADAAAAGCAVREVLHEHTDRAIAEDEMAGFTRIVVDTKGRVRGAVIVGPRAGESIGEAALAVRQGITTSAIASTTHPYPTYSDAFWNAAIADVRVRLERGAVARAIRMLARWRRFTTR encoded by the coding sequence ATGACCGCAGCCCTCTCGCCCGAACTCGACGTCGACCTGCTCGTGATCGGCGGCGGCACAGCGGGACTCGTCGCCGCGAAGACCGCGGCGCGCTTCGGCACGAGCACGCTGCTCGTCGAGGCGCACCGCATGGGGGGCGACTGCCTCTGGACCGGCTGCGTGCCCTCGAAGTCGCTGATCGCGGCCGCCGACACCGCCGCCCGAGCGCGCTCGGGTGCCCAGCTCGGCGTGCACGCCGACGACGTGCGCGTCGACTTCGCCGCCGTCATGCGGCACGTGCACGCGGCCATCCACGAGATCGAGCCCGCCGACTCCGCCGAGGTCGTCGAGGCGACGGGTGCGCGCGTCATCATGGGCCGGGCGCGCTTCACGAGCGCGCGCACCGCCGTCATCGAACCGGTCGACGGCACCGCGACGGTCGCGGTGCGGTTTCGCCAGGCGATCATCGCCACGGGGTCGGCCCCCGAGGTGCCCGCGCTGCCCGGCATCGACGGCGTCGAGGTGCTCACGAGCGACGACGTGTGGCAGCTCACCGAGCAGCCCGAGCGGCTCGCCGTGCTCGGCGCCGGCGCGATCGGGAGCGAGCTGAGCCAGGCGTTCGCGCGCTTGGGCACGCACGTGACGCTCGTGCAGCGCAACGCGCGCGTGCTGCCGAAAGAGGATCCGGACGCCTCCACCCTCGTCGCCGCGGCGCTCACCCGCGACGGCGTCGACGTGCGGGTCGGCACGACGGTCGAGCGGGTCGAGGCCGGGACCGACGGGCGGTCGGGCACGCTGCATCTCTCCGACGGCACCGCGGTGGCCTTCGACCGCGTGCTCGTCGCCCTCGGGCGCCGCCCGAGGATCGAGGGGCTCGGACTCGAGGCGACCGGTGTGCGCCTCGACGACCGCGGCTACGTGGCGGTCGACACCTCGCTGCGCACGAGCGACCGGCGCATCTGGTCGGCGGGCGACGTGAGCGGACTGCCGCAGTTCACCCACATCGCCGGGGTCAACGGCAGCCTCGCGGCCACCAACGCCGCGCTCGGTCTGCGACGGCGCGTGGATGCTGATGCCGTGCCGCGCGTCACCTTCACGCACCCCGAGGTCGCGGCCGTGGGGCTCGCGCCCGCGGACGCCGCGGCGGCCGGCTGCGCCGTGCGCGAGGTGCTGCACGAGCACACCGACCGCGCGATCGCCGAGGACGAGATGGCGGGCTTCACGCGCATCGTCGTCGACACGAAGGGGCGCGTGCGCGGCGCGGTCATCGTGGGCCCTCGAGCCGGCGAGTCGATCGGCGAGGCCGCGCTCGCCGTGCGGCAGGGCATCACGACGAGCGCCATCGCGAGCACGACCCACCCCTACCCGACCTACAGCGACGCATTCTGGAACGCCGCCATCGCCGACGTGCGCGTGCGGCTCGAGCGCGGCGCGGTCGCGCGCGCCATCAGGATGCTCGCCCGCTGGCGCCGGTTCACCACCCGGTAG
- a CDS encoding GNAT family N-acetyltransferase — MGSRERYRSGARLYDALSAEWPVYRIGRIEAIRMLDPQPGERVLDLGCGTGLNHPLLHAAVAPHGRVLGVDRSTEMLAVARRRAERRGLDSVRLLESDALELDAQRVVAELGGPADIVIATYTLSIMADPAQAWQRAIAAARPGARVAIVDMQPPTGAARLVAPLARAFAGFGGADLDAHPWRLLDRTAVGVRGRSLRGDHIQVRTGALPMTLALPDGVTLRPLVPADADQLAVLNDAAAPAVPVTPPADLAELVGIAGLALGLERAGRLVGFVIAMRPGADYASENYAFFEARGVDHLYVDRIVIAASERGAGLGAVLYDAVFAAAGAEGRREVTCEVNLDPPNPGSLAFHERLGFRSVGTQATKGGTVTVSLLAAAVPGATAASLDGGATS; from the coding sequence ATGGGGTCACGCGAGCGCTACCGCTCGGGGGCGCGCCTGTACGACGCGCTCTCAGCCGAATGGCCGGTCTACCGCATCGGCCGCATCGAGGCGATCCGGATGCTCGACCCGCAGCCCGGCGAGCGCGTGCTCGATCTCGGCTGCGGCACGGGGCTCAACCACCCGCTGCTGCACGCGGCGGTCGCGCCGCACGGCCGCGTGCTCGGAGTGGACCGCAGCACCGAGATGCTCGCCGTCGCGCGCCGTCGTGCCGAGCGGCGCGGGCTCGACAGCGTGCGGCTGCTCGAGAGCGACGCCCTCGAGCTGGATGCGCAGCGCGTGGTCGCGGAGCTCGGCGGCCCGGCCGACATCGTCATCGCGACCTATACGCTCTCGATCATGGCCGACCCCGCGCAGGCGTGGCAGCGCGCGATCGCCGCCGCGCGGCCGGGCGCCCGTGTCGCGATCGTCGACATGCAGCCCCCCACCGGTGCCGCCCGCCTCGTCGCGCCGCTCGCGCGCGCCTTCGCGGGATTCGGCGGTGCCGACCTCGATGCGCACCCGTGGCGCCTGCTCGACCGCACCGCCGTCGGCGTGCGCGGCCGCTCGCTGCGCGGCGACCACATTCAGGTGAGAACAGGAGCACTGCCCATGACCCTCGCCCTGCCCGACGGTGTCACGCTGCGCCCGCTCGTGCCCGCCGACGCCGATCAGCTCGCCGTGCTCAATGATGCCGCCGCGCCCGCCGTACCCGTCACCCCGCCCGCCGACCTCGCCGAGCTCGTCGGCATCGCGGGTCTCGCCCTCGGCCTCGAGCGCGCGGGGCGGCTCGTCGGCTTCGTCATCGCCATGCGTCCCGGAGCCGACTACGCGAGCGAGAACTACGCCTTCTTCGAAGCGCGGGGCGTCGACCACCTCTACGTCGACCGCATCGTCATCGCGGCGAGCGAGCGCGGCGCCGGTCTCGGTGCGGTGCTCTACGACGCGGTCTTCGCGGCAGCGGGCGCCGAAGGGCGACGCGAGGTGACGTGCGAGGTCAACCTCGATCCGCCCAACCCCGGAAGCCTCGCCTTCCACGAGCGGCTCGGCTTCCGCTCGGTCGGAACCCAGGCCACGAAGGGCGGCACCGTCACGGTCTCGCTGCTGGCAGCCGCCGTTCCGGGCGCGACCGCGGCATCCCTCGACGGCGGAGCCACATCATGA
- a CDS encoding glycosyltransferase — MTAAPTLPTVSIVVPAYNEEQTIRSCVEAALAQTVAAHEVIVVDNRSTDRTAEIVRELQTSNPDAPLRLLRQFDEQGLVPTRNLGLDSATGEVIGRIDADSVLEPTWVAEVQKAFVDPTVAAATGPVLYYDMPLRRFGLRADDTLRRAMLRLAREYHFVFGSNMALRATAWQAIRDEVCRDEEDLFHEDIDISVHLYDAGLKAVYVPTMVTGMSARRVEESPRDYVSYVGRFDRTYTHHDVRNRALRAPAWVFLAVYPIAKGLRWGHQELAARRADAAAD, encoded by the coding sequence ATGACGGCCGCCCCGACGCTGCCGACCGTCTCGATCGTCGTGCCCGCCTACAACGAGGAGCAGACCATCCGCTCGTGCGTCGAGGCGGCGCTCGCGCAGACCGTGGCCGCCCACGAGGTCATCGTCGTCGACAACCGATCGACCGACCGCACGGCCGAGATCGTCCGCGAGCTGCAGACGTCGAATCCGGATGCTCCGCTGCGGTTGCTACGCCAATTCGACGAGCAGGGCCTCGTGCCGACGCGCAACCTCGGCCTCGACAGCGCCACGGGCGAGGTCATCGGTCGGATCGACGCCGACTCGGTGCTCGAGCCCACCTGGGTCGCCGAAGTGCAGAAGGCTTTCGTCGACCCCACGGTGGCCGCCGCGACCGGTCCGGTGCTCTACTACGACATGCCGCTGCGCCGTTTCGGGCTGCGCGCCGACGACACCCTGCGTCGCGCGATGCTGCGCCTGGCGCGCGAGTACCACTTCGTGTTCGGCAGCAACATGGCCCTGCGTGCGACGGCCTGGCAGGCCATTCGCGACGAGGTGTGCCGTGATGAGGAGGACCTTTTCCACGAGGACATCGACATCTCGGTGCACCTTTACGACGCCGGCCTGAAGGCCGTGTACGTGCCGACGATGGTCACGGGAATGTCGGCGCGTCGGGTGGAGGAGAGCCCGCGCGACTACGTCTCGTACGTCGGGCGCTTCGACCGCACCTACACGCACCACGACGTGCGCAACCGCGCACTGCGGGCGCCGGCGTGGGTGTTCCTCGCCGTCTACCCGATCGCGAAGGGTCTGCGGTGGGGGCACCAGGAGCTGGCCGCCCGACGGGCGGACGCCGCGGCCGACTGA
- a CDS encoding LuxR C-terminal-related transcriptional regulator: protein MTPPVRVFLLDDHEIVRRGIADLLEQEDGITVVGEAGLATGAAGAILGSTATVAVLDGRLPDGSGIDVCRDVKSARPEIGCLILTSYDDDEAVLAAVLAGADGYLLKEVRATGIVDAIRRVSAGESLLDPTLAEGVMSRIGAAAPASPLDALTPRETEILALIAKGLSNREIGSALFLAEKTVKNYVSGILAKLGMQRRTQAAVLAAEWMPKGTTRR, encoded by the coding sequence ATGACTCCTCCCGTTCGCGTCTTCCTCCTCGACGATCACGAGATCGTGCGCCGGGGCATCGCCGACCTGCTCGAGCAGGAGGACGGCATCACCGTCGTGGGCGAAGCGGGGCTCGCGACGGGCGCTGCCGGTGCCATCCTCGGCTCGACCGCGACCGTGGCGGTGCTCGACGGCCGCCTGCCCGACGGCAGCGGCATCGACGTGTGCCGCGACGTGAAGTCGGCCCGCCCCGAGATCGGCTGCCTCATCCTCACCTCCTACGACGACGACGAGGCCGTGCTCGCGGCCGTGCTCGCGGGAGCCGACGGCTACCTGCTGAAAGAGGTGCGCGCGACCGGCATCGTCGATGCCATCCGCCGCGTCTCGGCGGGCGAGTCGCTGCTCGACCCCACGCTCGCGGAAGGCGTCATGAGCCGCATCGGCGCCGCCGCGCCGGCCTCGCCGCTCGACGCGCTGACCCCGCGCGAGACCGAGATCCTCGCGCTCATCGCGAAGGGACTGTCGAACCGCGAGATCGGCAGCGCACTCTTCCTCGCCGAGAAGACCGTCAAGAACTACGTCAGCGGCATCCTCGCCAAGCTGGGCATGCAGCGGCGCACCCAGGCGGCCGTGCTCGCCGCCGAGTGGATGCCCAAGGGCACTACCCGCCGCTGA